A window from Haloarchaeobius amylolyticus encodes these proteins:
- a CDS encoding helix-turn-helix transcriptional regulator: protein MGGEQVEGDGSLPVEAIKRADVLETLRDGSKTRADLMKALDVSRTTIHRIVRDLEAQDLLVQSDDEFELSPFGRAVAAEVSTFQQRLTTARRLQPFLATQTDESVDVDVGPFADATITEPGPSNPYAPVARFMELLRKSSTLYGFDTTTIAPIFVDEIREEILDGMTTDVVYLPTVVDDIVEAYPDAVRTALESGELSLSTHEELPFGLAIFDGRIGLGGYDEQTGMLTVFVDTDNPEARDWALDLYERYREEADGLTPADIPGEP, encoded by the coding sequence ATGGGTGGCGAACAGGTGGAAGGAGACGGCAGTCTCCCGGTGGAAGCGATCAAGCGTGCGGACGTCCTGGAGACGCTTCGAGATGGATCGAAGACGCGGGCGGACCTCATGAAAGCCCTCGACGTCTCACGAACGACCATCCATCGTATCGTCCGTGACCTCGAAGCGCAGGACCTGCTCGTGCAATCCGACGACGAGTTCGAACTCTCGCCGTTCGGACGGGCTGTCGCAGCCGAGGTGAGTACCTTCCAGCAGCGACTCACCACGGCCCGACGGCTCCAGCCGTTCCTCGCGACCCAGACGGACGAATCGGTGGATGTCGACGTCGGCCCCTTCGCAGACGCGACCATCACCGAACCGGGACCCTCGAACCCGTACGCACCCGTCGCTCGCTTCATGGAACTCCTCCGGAAATCGAGCACCCTCTACGGGTTCGACACGACCACCATCGCCCCTATCTTCGTCGACGAGATCCGTGAGGAGATACTCGACGGGATGACGACCGACGTGGTCTATCTCCCGACCGTCGTCGACGATATCGTCGAGGCGTATCCCGACGCGGTCCGGACTGCACTCGAGAGCGGCGAACTCAGCCTCTCGACCCACGAGGAACTCCCGTTCGGGCTCGCCATCTTCGATGGGCGAATCGGCCTCGGCGGATACGACGAGCAGACCGGGATGCTCACCGTCTTCGTGGACACGGACAACCCGGAGGCACGGGACTGGGCACTGGACCTCTACGAGCGCTACCGGGAGGAAGCCGACGGGCTGACTCCCGCAGACATCCCAGGCGAGCCGTGA